A genomic stretch from Theobroma cacao cultivar B97-61/B2 chromosome 4, Criollo_cocoa_genome_V2, whole genome shotgun sequence includes:
- the LOC18601362 gene encoding uncharacterized protein LOC18601362, which produces MIEKISLFWSWYFELVVRTKLNRVSRNDDGGDVDSLGRLSIFTHLGRAFGPLDKSRFLDEDKFYAVELYVLINCEEVLSYIKIFDVIVNGDVVHISEDELEKVCDARFVKWFKNYERWLKRCIQNRDLDQQMSLEVSLSLQMPCVS; this is translated from the exons ATGATCGAGAAAATATCCTTGTTTTGGTCATGGTATTTTGAACTTGTTGTGCgaacaaaattaaatagaGTGTCACGTAATGATGATGGAGGAGATGTGGACTCTCTAGGTCGTCTTTCAATATTCACTCATCTTGGGCGAGCTTTTGGTCCATTAGATAAATCTCGATTTTTAGATGAGGATAAGTTTTATGCTGTTGAGCTATATGTTTTAATCAATTGTGAAGAGGTGCTCTCATATATAAA GATATTTGATGTCATTGTCAATGGGGATGTTGTGCATATATCGGAAGATGAATTAGAGAAAGTATGTGATGCAAGATTCGtgaaatggtttaaaaattat GAACGATGGTTAAAGAGATGCATTCAAAATCGAGACCTAGATCAACAAATGTCTCTAGAAGTATCTCTTTCCCTACAAATGCCATGCGTTTCTTGA